The nucleotide sequence GCTGGCTGGCGCACAACCTACGGCTCCAGAACCCCGTGTGCCGTACCTACGCCGGTCTGCTGGACGCCACCGCCCGGCAGAGCGCCCCCGCCACGCCGGTCGACCTCCTGGAGCACCTCAACCAGTGCCGCGACTGCACCGAGGCCTTCGCATGTCTGAGGATCGACAGCAATCTGCTGCCCTCGGTGATCGCCGAGGCCGCGCTGCGCTGGAACGGCTCCGCGTACGCGGCGAGAAGGCGCAGGCAACTGGCGGAGGTCCCGGCCGCGACGGTGCCGCGCCCGGCGGACCGCAGCGCGGCACCGCCCCGCCCGTCCGGCGGGCTGCGGGACCGGCGGCACGCGCTGCGCGCGGCGGGTGTGGCGGTCGGCCTGGTGCTGCTGGTGGCCGCGCTGTACGTGCGCGGGGACGACGCGCCGCCGCGGGCCGACCGGCCGCCGGGCGTGACGGAAGCGCCGGGGCAGATCACCCCCGGCTTCCCCGAGCAGCCCGGAGCCGGGGCCGACGAACCCGGGCCCGCCGACACCGCCGAACCTCCCGAAGAGTCTTCCGGCGCCGAGCCGTCGTCCACCGGGTCCGCACCGCCGCCGAGTGCCGCGTCCGATCCGCCGCCCCGTGGGCGGGCGCCCGCCGCGCCACCGGCCTGCACCGCGACGTTCGACGTGCAGAACACGTGGCCCGACGGAGTCCAGGCCGACCTGGAACTCTCGTCGCGGCACGCGCTCGAGCGGGGCTGGGTCGTGACGTTCCGGGTGCCGGACGGCGTCGACGTCGAGGTCTGGCACGGCACCTACACCCGGCAGGGCGACCGCGTCACGGTGACCGCCGCGGACTACAACCGCGCGTACACGCCGGGCGAGACGGTCGTGATCGGGCTGGTGCTGCGGGGCCGCGCGGCCGGGGACACCTGGCTGTCCGACATCCGCGTCGAGGGGCGGGCCTGCCGGTCGTAGCCCAGCGTGGAACTCCCGTTTCCACCGCTGTCAGACCGGCTTTGACTCCTCGGCCGGACGTGAGAGGACCAGATACATGGCGAACAGGATGAACAGGCCCCCGATGAGCGTGCGGGCGCCCGGCGGTGTGCCGACCAGGAAGCTGAACGCGGAG is from Streptomyces cadmiisoli and encodes:
- a CDS encoding cellulose binding domain-containing protein codes for the protein MSHLLTRRPPARRSVVDSAPLTRQIGRELWDGEPGPALTYAGLCTRDAASAERLAAQADERARSTPGQGSSRGLPSVPVALNAVLDTAVAWAASPEERDRLSAGLLDRLGDAGAGRGPWEDAGEPLALRSLRALDEPDGELLWWACVEGLPDTVIARRLGSSRTDVAEDVRRVTAEFRERGWLAHNLRLQNPVCRTYAGLLDATARQSAPATPVDLLEHLNQCRDCTEAFACLRIDSNLLPSVIAEAALRWNGSAYAARRRRQLAEVPAATVPRPADRSAAPPRPSGGLRDRRHALRAAGVAVGLVLLVAALYVRGDDAPPRADRPPGVTEAPGQITPGFPEQPGAGADEPGPADTAEPPEESSGAEPSSTGSAPPPSAASDPPPRGRAPAAPPACTATFDVQNTWPDGVQADLELSSRHALERGWVVTFRVPDGVDVEVWHGTYTRQGDRVTVTAADYNRAYTPGETVVIGLVLRGRAAGDTWLSDIRVEGRACRS